One genomic window of Halococcus sediminicola includes the following:
- the aglM gene encoding UDP-glucose 6-dehydrogenase AglM → MNVSVVGSGYVGTTVAACLADLGHRVTAIDIDTDIVDTINAGETPIHEPGLAELVETHAGTKLTATTDHAALRETDITFLALQTPSREDGSIDLGALEAGTRDVGEALAEKEGYHLVVVKSTVIPGTVEERLEPLLEEVSGKKAGQEFGVAVNPEFQSQGSAVADFMGPDKLVFGAEDERALDRLDELYEPLVADNDGIPIVETGRREAMMVKYANNVFLAGKISLINELGNLCKEFGVDSYEVAEAIGLDERISSQFLRSGVGWGGSCFPKDTDALRAAGREAGYTPELLDSVVAVNDGQPRRMLELLERHIDVEDRRIAVLGLAFKPGTDDIRGSRATLVIDELLDRGAEVAAYDPVASDAMAEKFPDVEYVESAGAALTDAHGALVVTDWDEFAALDGEFDDMEQQIVVDGRRIVDSRDGMTYEGLTW, encoded by the coding sequence ATGAACGTGAGCGTCGTCGGCAGCGGCTACGTGGGAACGACGGTTGCAGCGTGTCTCGCCGACCTCGGACATCGTGTGACCGCCATCGATATCGATACCGATATCGTCGACACCATCAACGCCGGCGAGACGCCGATCCACGAACCGGGCCTCGCCGAACTGGTCGAAACCCACGCCGGCACGAAACTGACTGCGACGACCGACCACGCCGCCCTCCGTGAGACCGACATCACCTTTCTCGCGCTCCAGACGCCCTCGCGCGAGGACGGCAGCATCGACCTCGGTGCGCTCGAAGCCGGCACGCGCGACGTGGGCGAGGCGCTCGCCGAGAAGGAGGGCTACCACCTCGTGGTCGTCAAGAGCACGGTGATCCCCGGCACCGTCGAGGAACGGCTCGAACCGTTGCTCGAAGAAGTCTCGGGGAAGAAAGCAGGACAGGAGTTCGGCGTCGCGGTCAATCCCGAGTTCCAGAGTCAGGGGTCGGCGGTCGCCGACTTCATGGGGCCCGACAAACTCGTCTTCGGAGCCGAGGACGAGCGCGCACTCGATCGTCTCGACGAACTGTACGAGCCGCTCGTCGCCGACAACGACGGTATCCCCATCGTCGAGACCGGCCGGCGCGAGGCGATGATGGTCAAATACGCCAACAACGTCTTTCTGGCCGGGAAGATCAGCCTCATCAACGAACTCGGCAACCTCTGCAAGGAGTTCGGCGTCGACTCCTACGAGGTGGCGGAGGCCATCGGTCTCGACGAGCGCATCAGTTCGCAGTTCCTCCGCTCCGGTGTGGGGTGGGGCGGCTCGTGTTTCCCGAAGGACACCGACGCCCTCCGGGCGGCGGGCCGCGAGGCGGGTTACACTCCCGAACTGCTCGACAGCGTGGTCGCGGTCAACGACGGCCAGCCCCGACGGATGCTCGAACTGCTCGAACGGCACATCGACGTCGAGGACCGACGGATCGCTGTGCTCGGTCTCGCATTCAAGCCGGGCACGGACGACATCCGCGGGTCGCGCGCGACGCTCGTCATCGACGAACTGCTAGACCGTGGGGCCGAGGTCGCCGCCTACGATCCGGTCGCCAGCGACGCGATGGCCGAGAAGTTCCCCGACGTCGAGTACGTCGAGTCGGCCGGGGCGGCGCTCACCGACGCCCACGGCGCGCTCGTCGTCACCGACTGGGACGAGTTCGCGGCGCTCGACGGTGAATTCGACGACATGGAGCAGCAGATCGTGGTCGACGGCCGGCGCATCGTCGATTCCCGAGACGGAATGACATACGAGGGGCTGACCTGGTGA
- a CDS encoding N-acyl homoserine lactonase family protein: MVDATIDVVDRGVLETDLNYLVEGNTLGSHDEPNPDTDYVEIPVPNFVIDHPEGTILWDTGSHHEAGEGHWPDGLVQAFYPKDAHEHRLDDDLEDAGYSIDEIDCVFQSHLHLDHAGGLEFFDGTDTPIFVHEEELKFAYYSAKSSEGSAAYVLDDFDHDLNWQVLHREEETHFTDVEFIRLPGHTPGMTGTMIHLDDATVVFAGDEIYMSENYDDEIPLGAGLLWSHRHWFRSMKLLKELERRHDADIVYGHDPDQFAAIQDGWS, translated from the coding sequence ATGGTGGATGCTACCATCGACGTCGTCGACCGTGGCGTGCTCGAAACTGACCTGAACTACCTCGTCGAGGGCAACACGCTCGGCAGCCACGACGAACCGAACCCCGACACCGACTACGTCGAAATCCCCGTCCCGAACTTCGTCATCGACCATCCCGAAGGCACCATCCTCTGGGACACCGGCTCGCATCACGAGGCCGGCGAGGGCCACTGGCCCGACGGACTCGTCCAAGCCTTCTATCCGAAGGACGCCCACGAACACCGCCTCGACGACGACCTGGAGGACGCGGGCTACTCCATCGACGAGATCGACTGCGTGTTCCAGAGCCATCTCCACCTCGACCACGCGGGCGGCCTCGAGTTCTTCGACGGGACGGATACTCCCATATTCGTCCACGAAGAGGAACTCAAATTCGCCTACTACAGCGCGAAATCCTCGGAGGGGAGTGCGGCCTACGTCCTCGACGACTTCGACCACGATCTCAACTGGCAGGTGCTCCACCGTGAGGAGGAGACCCACTTTACGGATGTCGAGTTCATCCGCCTGCCCGGTCACACGCCAGGAATGACCGGCACGATGATCCATCTCGACGACGCTACCGTGGTCTTCGCCGGTGACGAGATCTACATGTCCGAAAACTACGACGACGAGATCCCGCTGGGCGCGGGCTTGCTCTGGAGCCACCGTCACTGGTTCCGGAGCATGAAGCTCCTGAAGGAACTCGAACGCCGCCACGACGCCGACATCGTCTACGGCCACGACCCCGACCAGTTCGCGGCCATCCAGGACGGGTGGTCATGA
- a CDS encoding hydroxyacid-oxoacid transhydrogenase translates to MSYDRSVSAPEHTMEPETVWHLQMPQIRFGRNAVGELGYQLRDLGVAENAHGLVITDQNLTDLGHAERVTDELHDAGFETDTYDDVEREPSIADIDDCLSFVRDEQGEGGYDFYVGFGGGSCMDTAKATRAVIENGGGALDYVAEPTGEGETLTESNVPLILMPTTAGTGAETSPVAILSVEEKEVKEGISSNHVRADAAVLDPTFTTTLPPDITAKTAMDALGHAIEGYTTHEFDSLLHAGDPASRPTYAGRTPVTNQFSEAAIDLLSSNVRQVVNNGDDIEARSAMLQGALFGAIAGLTAGATLCHAMAYPVGNSYHTFHGETIAVLTPASTLGYNAASNPERFARLAEMLGADTSGMSTRDAAMEAKSEYIRLQRDLNVLPSGLADLAGITEDDLNWLAEQTTETQQRLLRTNPRPVTTEDVHDIFADALHNWE, encoded by the coding sequence ATGAGCTACGACCGCTCGGTGTCGGCTCCCGAGCACACGATGGAGCCGGAGACGGTCTGGCACCTCCAGATGCCCCAGATCAGGTTCGGCCGGAACGCCGTCGGTGAACTCGGCTATCAACTCCGTGACCTCGGCGTCGCCGAGAACGCCCACGGACTGGTCATCACCGACCAGAACCTCACCGACCTCGGCCACGCCGAGCGCGTGACCGACGAACTCCACGACGCCGGCTTCGAGACCGACACCTACGACGACGTCGAGCGCGAACCGTCCATCGCCGACATCGACGATTGCCTCTCGTTCGTCCGTGACGAGCAGGGTGAGGGGGGCTACGATTTCTACGTGGGATTCGGCGGCGGGAGCTGCATGGACACGGCGAAGGCGACCCGTGCGGTCATCGAAAACGGCGGCGGAGCGCTCGATTACGTCGCCGAACCCACGGGCGAGGGCGAGACGCTCACCGAATCGAACGTGCCCCTGATACTGATGCCGACGACTGCGGGCACAGGAGCCGAAACCTCGCCGGTGGCGATACTTTCCGTCGAGGAAAAGGAGGTCAAAGAGGGGATTTCGAGCAATCACGTCCGGGCGGACGCCGCCGTCTTGGACCCCACCTTCACGACGACCCTTCCCCCGGACATCACGGCGAAGACGGCGATGGACGCGCTCGGCCACGCCATCGAGGGCTACACGACGCACGAGTTCGACAGCCTCCTGCACGCGGGCGACCCGGCCTCGCGACCCACCTACGCCGGCCGCACGCCCGTCACGAACCAGTTCTCGGAGGCCGCGATCGACCTGCTCTCCTCGAACGTTCGACAGGTCGTGAACAACGGCGACGACATCGAGGCCCGCTCGGCGATGTTGCAAGGGGCGCTGTTCGGCGCGATTGCAGGGCTTACGGCGGGCGCGACGCTCTGTCACGCGATGGCCTACCCGGTTGGCAATAGCTACCATACCTTCCACGGCGAGACCATCGCGGTGCTCACGCCCGCGAGCACGCTCGGCTACAACGCCGCGAGCAACCCCGAACGGTTCGCGCGTCTCGCCGAGATGCTCGGGGCCGACACGTCGGGGATGAGCACCCGCGACGCGGCGATGGAAGCCAAATCGGAGTATATCCGCCTCCAGCGCGACCTGAACGTGCTGCCGAGTGGACTCGCCGACCTCGCGGGCATCACCGAGGACGACCTCAACTGGCTCGCCGAACAGACCACCGAAACCCAGCAGCGACTGCTCCGGACGAACCCGCGGCCCGTGACGACCGAGGACGTCCACGACATCTTCGCCGACGCACTCCACAACTGGGAGTAG
- a CDS encoding helix-turn-helix transcriptional regulator, protein MINDADGRSPREDVEFLARSAHRVGVLGRLADRPHERVELREATGASSPTLGRVLGDFEGRRWVVRQGHRYELTPLGEFVADRFEDLLDAMTTERKLRDVWRWLPREMEGFSVELFADAVVSYPGPRYPYEPVERVTHLIERTDAMFGFGTTVFKTINVEAVCEGVLDDMTYEYIYSPDVLEATVACAPERVAAAAARDNCTILVHDALPDEDRCGLGIFDDCMGICCHDSATGMLEAIVDTESAAAREWAVSVYDRYRAEARPLDPKEAEALVSSHLAS, encoded by the coding sequence ATGATCAACGACGCCGACGGACGATCGCCGCGCGAGGATGTCGAGTTCCTCGCGCGCTCGGCCCACCGCGTCGGCGTGCTCGGCAGGCTGGCCGACCGACCCCACGAGCGGGTCGAACTACGCGAGGCCACAGGTGCATCCTCACCCACGCTCGGGCGCGTGCTCGGCGATTTCGAGGGACGGCGCTGGGTCGTCCGGCAGGGCCACCGATACGAGCTCACGCCGCTTGGGGAGTTCGTCGCCGACCGTTTCGAGGACCTCCTCGACGCGATGACGACCGAACGAAAGCTCCGGGACGTCTGGCGATGGCTACCACGCGAGATGGAGGGGTTCTCGGTCGAACTGTTCGCCGATGCGGTCGTTTCGTATCCCGGCCCTCGCTACCCCTACGAACCGGTCGAGCGCGTCACGCACCTGATAGAGCGAACGGACGCGATGTTCGGCTTCGGCACCACCGTCTTCAAGACCATCAACGTCGAGGCGGTCTGTGAGGGTGTGCTCGACGATATGACGTACGAGTACATCTACTCGCCCGACGTGTTGGAGGCGACCGTCGCCTGTGCTCCCGAGCGGGTCGCCGCCGCGGCCGCGCGCGATAATTGTACTATTCTCGTCCACGACGCGCTGCCCGACGAGGACCGCTGTGGTCTCGGCATCTTCGACGACTGTATGGGGATCTGCTGTCACGACTCGGCAACGGGGATGCTGGAAGCCATCGTCGACACTGAATCGGCCGCCGCACGCGAGTGGGCCGTCTCAGTCTACGACCGCTATCGGGCCGAGGCCAGACCGCTCGACCCCAAGGAGGCAGAGGCGCTCGTTTCGTCACACCTCGCCTCGTGA
- a CDS encoding cupin domain-containing protein, whose product MRQANEEIPTKIDIPNAVVQQQTGFGDASEYGEMAAEYFRITGGTDISPLLEGLPDDLCQVPHWGYIVDGAINVRYTDGTEEDSTAGEFVYWPPGHTVRADEDSELLLFSPNEHEAVFDHMLEKMNE is encoded by the coding sequence ATGCGACAAGCGAACGAAGAGATACCGACCAAGATCGACATCCCGAACGCCGTCGTACAGCAACAGACGGGGTTCGGCGATGCGAGCGAGTACGGCGAAATGGCCGCGGAATATTTCCGTATCACCGGCGGGACCGATATCTCGCCACTACTCGAAGGACTGCCGGACGACCTGTGTCAGGTTCCACACTGGGGCTACATCGTCGATGGAGCCATCAACGTCCGCTACACCGACGGCACCGAAGAGGACAGTACGGCCGGTGAGTTCGTCTACTGGCCGCCGGGACACACCGTTCGGGCCGACGAGGACTCGGAGCTTCTCCTGTTCAGTCCGAACGAACACGAAGCCGTCTTCGACCACATGCTGGAGAAGATGAACGAGTAG
- a CDS encoding FAD-binding oxidoreductase produces MATERHRLDETAVNEFDEGFRGEVIGQKAAGYDDARVIYNAMIDKRPALIARCVDVADVVAAVNFGREHDLDIAVRSGGHNGPGLALVDDGIVVDLSEMTGVHVDPEAKTARVEPGCTWGDVDHATHAFGLATVSGIISTTGVGGLTLGGGHGYLTRKHGLTIDNLLSADVVLADGRLVHASADEHEDLFWALRGGGGNFGVVTSFEFRLHEVETVVAGPLFWPIEELESTMRWYRDWLAQTPEDVYAFYLVAEVPGDPFPPEIHGENICGLVWCYLGPEDDIDEILQPAREVAEPLFEHVGAMPYTALQGLFDGLYPPGDQWYWKGNFVDELTDDAIAEHERFAAVPTPQSTMHLYPIDGAVHDVASDATAWNRRDANWSMVIAGVAPDPDERETITDWARDYWEALHTHSASGAYVNFLMEEGEERIRATYGDNYERLQAVKAEYDPENVFHVNQNVKPAPVE; encoded by the coding sequence ATGGCAACAGAGCGACACCGACTGGACGAAACGGCAGTGAACGAGTTCGACGAGGGGTTCCGCGGGGAGGTCATCGGGCAGAAGGCGGCGGGATACGACGACGCGCGCGTGATATACAACGCGATGATCGACAAGCGCCCGGCGCTCATCGCGCGGTGTGTCGACGTCGCAGACGTGGTGGCGGCCGTGAACTTCGGCCGCGAGCACGACCTCGACATCGCGGTTCGCAGCGGCGGCCACAACGGTCCGGGTCTCGCGCTGGTCGACGACGGCATCGTCGTCGACCTCTCCGAGATGACCGGCGTCCACGTCGATCCGGAGGCGAAGACCGCACGGGTCGAACCCGGCTGCACGTGGGGTGACGTCGACCACGCGACCCACGCCTTCGGGCTGGCGACCGTCAGTGGAATTATCTCCACGACCGGCGTCGGCGGTCTGACGCTGGGTGGTGGGCACGGCTACCTCACCCGAAAACACGGGTTGACCATCGACAACCTACTCTCGGCGGACGTCGTACTGGCCGACGGACGGCTGGTCCACGCGAGCGCCGATGAACACGAGGACCTGTTCTGGGCGCTGCGCGGCGGCGGTGGCAACTTCGGCGTGGTCACCTCCTTCGAGTTTCGACTTCACGAGGTCGAAACGGTGGTCGCCGGACCGCTGTTCTGGCCGATCGAGGAACTCGAATCGACCATGCGCTGGTATCGTGACTGGCTCGCCCAGACACCGGAGGACGTCTACGCCTTCTATCTCGTCGCCGAGGTGCCGGGCGATCCGTTCCCGCCGGAGATCCACGGCGAGAACATCTGCGGGCTAGTGTGGTGTTATCTGGGACCGGAAGACGACATCGACGAGATACTTCAGCCGGCACGCGAGGTCGCAGAGCCGCTGTTCGAACACGTCGGCGCGATGCCCTACACGGCGCTCCAGGGGTTGTTCGACGGTCTCTACCCGCCCGGCGACCAGTGGTACTGGAAGGGCAACTTCGTCGATGAACTGACCGACGACGCCATCGCCGAACACGAGCGCTTCGCCGCGGTGCCGACACCACAGTCGACGATGCATCTCTATCCCATCGACGGTGCCGTCCACGACGTCGCCTCCGACGCGACGGCGTGGAACAGGCGCGACGCCAACTGGTCGATGGTCATCGCGGGCGTCGCCCCGGACCCCGACGAGCGAGAGACCATCACCGACTGGGCCCGCGACTACTGGGAAGCACTACACACCCATTCGGCCAGCGGCGCGTACGTCAACTTCCTGATGGAGGAGGGCGAAGAGCGGATTCGGGCCACCTACGGCGACAACTACGAGCGCCTCCAAGCGGTCAAAGCCGAGTACGACCCCGAGAACGTCTTTCACGTGAACCAGAACGTGAAGCCCGCACCGGTCGAGTGA
- a CDS encoding acyl-CoA synthetase: protein MTNESDTERLAAYHFYEDDWESYDRLHDDFEWEIPHTFNMASYLCDRWAGEDRVALYAETEAGEERSYTFDELRDISNRLANYLHEQGVERGDRVGVNAPQKPETVFAHVAAWKLGAVSVPLSTLFGPDALSYRLGDSGAVACIADGSNVDALREVRDECDSLATVVTVDATAEKNETDLWDAIDGISSEFETRETEAEDDAIVIYTSGTTGEPKGVRHAHRVLLGHLPLFLTTFCNVELNDADVFWTPSEWAWVASLFDVLFPALYYGKPVLAYAGGPFDAEKAFELIEKYEVTNYFAPPTALRMMMQVESPEYDVADLRTIASGGESLGQSIVDWAEETFAGAAVHEGYGQTEANLTIGDCTVLTEFREGKMGRAAPGMEVAIVDPETAEATVETGDTGEIAVRYDGNPVCFKEYWGKPERTDRKVRNGWLLTEDLGSMDAEGYVTFKSRKDDVIISAGYRIGPEEVEESLAGHTAVADGAVIGVPDDERGEIPKAFVVLADGHEPSAALREELQTHVKERLAAYEYPREVAFVEELPKTETGKVRRASLRDSENIGEHA, encoded by the coding sequence ATGACCAACGAATCCGACACGGAACGCCTCGCCGCCTATCACTTCTACGAGGACGACTGGGAGAGCTACGACCGACTCCACGACGACTTCGAGTGGGAGATCCCTCACACATTCAACATGGCGAGCTATCTCTGTGACCGATGGGCCGGAGAGGACAGAGTGGCACTGTACGCCGAGACCGAGGCCGGCGAGGAGCGGTCGTACACCTTCGACGAGTTACGAGACATCTCGAACCGGCTGGCGAACTACCTCCACGAACAGGGTGTCGAGCGCGGCGACCGGGTGGGCGTGAACGCCCCACAGAAGCCCGAAACCGTCTTCGCCCACGTCGCGGCGTGGAAACTCGGCGCGGTATCGGTCCCGCTGAGCACGCTCTTCGGGCCCGACGCGCTTTCCTATCGCCTCGGCGACAGCGGTGCGGTGGCGTGTATCGCCGACGGATCGAACGTCGATGCGCTGCGCGAGGTACGCGACGAGTGCGATTCGCTGGCGACGGTCGTCACGGTGGACGCCACAGCCGAGAAGAACGAAACCGACCTCTGGGACGCCATCGACGGCATTTCGAGCGAGTTCGAGACCCGGGAGACGGAAGCCGAAGACGACGCCATCGTCATCTACACCTCGGGGACGACCGGCGAACCGAAGGGCGTGCGCCACGCCCATCGCGTCCTCCTGGGCCACCTCCCGCTCTTTCTCACCACCTTCTGCAACGTGGAACTGAACGATGCGGACGTCTTCTGGACGCCCTCGGAGTGGGCGTGGGTCGCCTCGCTGTTCGACGTGCTCTTTCCGGCGCTCTACTACGGAAAACCCGTACTCGCCTACGCCGGCGGACCGTTCGACGCCGAGAAAGCGTTCGAACTGATCGAGAAGTACGAGGTGACGAACTACTTCGCGCCGCCGACCGCGCTTCGGATGATGATGCAGGTCGAATCACCCGAGTACGACGTCGCCGACTTGCGGACCATCGCCAGCGGCGGCGAGTCGCTCGGTCAGTCCATCGTCGACTGGGCCGAAGAGACCTTCGCCGGCGCGGCGGTCCACGAGGGATATGGACAGACGGAGGCGAACCTCACTATCGGCGACTGCACAGTTCTGACCGAGTTCCGCGAGGGCAAGATGGGGCGGGCCGCCCCCGGCATGGAGGTCGCAATCGTCGACCCCGAAACCGCCGAAGCCACCGTCGAGACCGGTGATACGGGCGAAATCGCCGTTCGATACGACGGCAACCCGGTGTGTTTCAAGGAATACTGGGGCAAGCCAGAGCGCACTGACCGGAAAGTCCGCAATGGTTGGCTGCTCACCGAGGATCTGGGATCGATGGATGCCGAGGGGTACGTGACGTTCAAGAGCCGGAAGGACGACGTCATCATCTCGGCGGGCTATCGCATCGGCCCGGAGGAGGTCGAAGAGAGCCTCGCAGGCCACACGGCGGTCGCCGACGGAGCGGTCATCGGCGTGCCCGACGACGAGCGCGGCGAGATCCCGAAGGCGTTCGTGGTGCTCGCCGACGGCCACGAACCGTCGGCGGCACTCCGCGAGGAGCTACAGACACACGTCAAAGAGCGCCTCGCGGCCTACGAGTATCCACGCGAAGTGGCGTTCGTCGAGGAGTTGCCGAAGACCGAGACCGGGAAGGTCAGGCGGGCGAGCCTCCGCGACAGCGAGAACATCGGGGAACACGCCTGA
- the aglF gene encoding UTP--glucose-1-phosphate uridylyltransferase AglF has protein sequence MKAVVLAAGEGTRLRPLTEEKPKGMVEVDGKPILTHCFEQLAELGATELLVVVGYRKEAIIEHYGDEFEGVPITYTHQREQAGLAHALLTVEEHIDEDFMLILGDNIFNANLTDVVDRQREDRADAAFLVEEVPMEEANRYGVCDTNDYGEVTDVIEKPDDPPTNLVLTGFYTFTPAIFHACHLVQPSARGEYELSEAVDLLLRSGRTIDAVRMDGWRIDVGYPEDRDEAERRLQAARGDLESEGEASADAAVDAEE, from the coding sequence ATGAAAGCCGTCGTGCTGGCCGCCGGCGAGGGCACGCGCCTCCGGCCGCTGACCGAGGAGAAACCGAAGGGGATGGTCGAAGTCGACGGTAAACCCATCCTCACGCACTGTTTCGAGCAGTTGGCCGAACTCGGCGCGACCGAACTGCTCGTCGTCGTCGGCTATCGCAAGGAGGCCATCATCGAACACTACGGCGACGAGTTCGAGGGCGTACCCATCACCTACACCCACCAGCGCGAGCAGGCCGGCCTCGCCCACGCCCTCCTGACCGTCGAGGAGCACATCGACGAGGACTTCATGCTCATCCTCGGCGACAACATCTTCAACGCGAATCTCACCGACGTCGTCGACCGCCAGCGCGAGGACCGCGCCGACGCCGCCTTCCTCGTCGAGGAAGTGCCGATGGAGGAGGCCAACCGGTATGGCGTCTGTGACACCAACGACTACGGCGAGGTCACCGACGTCATCGAAAAACCCGACGACCCACCGACGAACCTCGTGCTCACGGGCTTCTATACCTTCACACCCGCCATCTTCCACGCCTGCCACCTCGTCCAGCCCTCCGCCCGCGGCGAGTACGAACTCTCGGAGGCCGTCGACCTGCTCCTGCGCTCGGGCCGGACCATCGACGCCGTGCGGATGGACGGCTGGCGCATCGACGTCGGTTATCCAGAAGACAGGGACGAAGCCGAACGCAGACTCCAAGCCGCACGTGGCGACCTCGAATCGGAAGGCGAGGCGAGCGCCGACGCCGCCGTGGACGCCGAAGAGTAG
- a CDS encoding NAD-dependent epimerase/dehydratase family protein produces MTADIPTIAVTGAAGYIGSCVVDKLTAAYPDWEVTALDNFYLGDVRAIGDVTVEHVDVRDRGRVEEAFAGADIVMHLAALSGVPDCENRQDLAYEVNVQGTENVAWYCRKTGTGLVFPFSMATVGDPEAFPITVDHSRNPLNWYGRTKLLNEHAIEDLADGTFPAHLFLKSNLYGDHEIDGERVSKGTVTNFFLDRALAGETLTVYEPGSQSRNYIHVEDVARAYVRSAERMVDQLAAGDTGVEKYELGSDEDPSVMAIAELVARVASEERDVEVDVELVENPRSGETLVDRFPVDTTRTRETLGWSVEHSLEDTVRERLQT; encoded by the coding sequence ATGACGGCCGATATCCCCACTATCGCCGTGACCGGCGCGGCGGGCTACATCGGCAGTTGCGTGGTCGACAAGCTCACTGCTGCCTACCCCGACTGGGAGGTGACGGCGCTCGACAATTTCTATCTGGGCGACGTTCGGGCGATCGGCGACGTGACCGTCGAGCACGTCGACGTGCGCGACCGAGGGCGGGTCGAAGAAGCATTCGCGGGCGCGGACATCGTGATGCATCTGGCCGCACTTTCGGGGGTTCCCGACTGCGAAAATCGCCAGGACCTCGCCTACGAGGTCAACGTACAGGGCACCGAGAACGTGGCGTGGTACTGTCGGAAGACGGGTACAGGACTGGTCTTTCCGTTCAGCATGGCGACCGTCGGCGACCCTGAAGCGTTCCCCATCACCGTCGACCATTCTCGAAATCCGCTCAACTGGTACGGTCGGACCAAACTGCTGAACGAGCACGCCATCGAGGACCTCGCCGACGGGACGTTCCCAGCACACCTCTTCTTGAAGTCGAACCTCTACGGTGACCACGAAATCGACGGCGAGCGCGTCTCGAAGGGCACCGTCACGAACTTCTTCCTCGACCGCGCGCTCGCCGGCGAGACCCTGACTGTGTACGAACCGGGCAGTCAGTCGCGCAACTACATCCACGTGGAGGACGTCGCCCGGGCGTACGTCAGGAGCGCCGAGCGGATGGTCGACCAGCTCGCCGCCGGCGACACAGGCGTCGAAAAGTACGAACTCGGGAGCGACGAGGACCCGAGCGTGATGGCAATCGCCGAACTCGTCGCCCGCGTCGCGAGCGAGGAGCGCGACGTCGAGGTGGACGTCGAATTGGTGGAAAACCCACGCTCGGGCGAGACGCTGGTCGATCGGTTCCCGGTCGATACGACGCGCACCCGCGAAACACTCGGCTGGAGCGTCGAGCACTCGCTCGAAGACACGGTACGAGAGCGGTTGCAGACGTAG
- a CDS encoding NAD-dependent epimerase/dehydratase family protein: MTDLLVTGGCGYIGSALVPLLVDDDRVNRTVVLDDLSTGSPRNLMGCVEECEFRQGDVREYGDVESAVRDVDTVVHLAAITGADSTHDRREQTYATNLEGTRNVLTAAGKTGVTRTVLASSCNIYGRATSTDIDEETDPDPINPYAETKHESEKLLAEYADEHGMSGTALRLSTVYGDAPGIRFNLVVNQFVFRALTGRPLTVYGDGSNWRPFIHVRDAARAYRAAALEPESWSEPVYNVGANDENYRIEDVATLISEAIDAVDVTYLEDEHPGPSYHVNFDRVGETGFDPETTLREGVDDLARRFRG; encoded by the coding sequence GTGACCGACCTGCTCGTCACCGGCGGCTGTGGCTACATCGGCAGCGCGCTCGTGCCCCTCTTGGTCGACGACGATCGCGTGAATCGAACGGTGGTGCTCGACGACCTCTCGACCGGGTCGCCACGGAACCTGATGGGCTGTGTCGAGGAGTGCGAGTTCCGGCAGGGCGACGTCCGCGAGTACGGCGACGTCGAGAGCGCCGTCAGAGACGTCGATACGGTCGTCCATCTGGCGGCCATCACCGGCGCGGACAGCACCCACGACCGCCGCGAGCAGACCTACGCGACCAATCTGGAGGGGACCCGAAACGTGCTGACCGCCGCCGGAAAGACGGGTGTCACACGCACCGTGCTCGCCTCCTCGTGCAATATTTATGGACGAGCGACGAGCACCGACATCGACGAGGAGACCGACCCGGACCCGATCAATCCCTACGCCGAGACCAAACACGAATCCGAGAAGCTCCTCGCCGAGTACGCCGACGAGCACGGGATGAGCGGGACGGCGCTGCGCCTGAGCACCGTCTACGGCGACGCACCGGGCATCCGGTTCAATCTCGTCGTCAACCAGTTCGTCTTCCGCGCGCTCACCGGCCGACCGCTCACCGTCTACGGCGACGGTTCGAACTGGCGACCCTTCATCCACGTTCGGGATGCCGCACGTGCCTACCGCGCGGCGGCGCTCGAACCGGAAAGCTGGTCGGAACCCGTCTACAACGTCGGTGCGAACGACGAGAACTACCGGATCGAGGACGTCGCCACACTCATTAGCGAGGCAATCGATGCAGTCGACGTGACATACCTCGAAGACGAACACCCCGGACCGTCCTATCACGTGAACTTCGACCGTGTGGGCGAGACGGGCTTCGACCCCGAGACCACCCTCCGCGAGGGCGTCGACGATCTCGCCCGGAGGTTCCGCGGATGA